From the Aquarana catesbeiana isolate 2022-GZ linkage group LG10, ASM4218655v1, whole genome shotgun sequence genome, the window GAGAATTCAAGTATGGCAGTATTCTCCAGTTATCAGTTCTAATGTCAAAACAAGCCGTGTCCTCATGATAATGAGCATGAATCAATATGTGGAATCTGGGTGGTAGCAAAATGGCAATTTTGTATTCGTGATCACGATAAGACACCACAAACTTGGAGAAATGAGACTGCACAAAGACTTGCAGAGACTCTTTTGACATCTTGTGGCAGAATATGCTTTCTTCACACTGGCTTTGATCATCAGACTGCATAGTTTGCCAGAGGTTGCCAAACAGGTGGTACCGGGCATGCAATGGGCAAGACTCTGGCACAGGAAGAGGAACAAAGAGTTCTGGGAATGTAATATGCAAAGGTTCGAATCTTGAAAGATAAGTGCACCCATCAGCATTAAATGTGGCATTTACACCCAATATGGATGGATATGGTTCTTTGGGAACCAAATAAATAGTGACCACTGGAGGTTTTCTGTCAGAGTAGAGACACATTACATTAATGTTACTAATTTCTTCATAATTAGCATTCGAAAGTTCAAAGTGAAGCACAATACAAGAGAGTTTATTAAACTTTTTCTCAACATCTTCTTTGAAAGTCAAATGGTACTTCAAAGGAAGCAATGAGGAAGTGTGATCCTCAAGGTATCGATAGTAATCTTCAAGATCATATTCAGCTGATGGACTTTCTTCCATAGATTCTTCAGCAAAAGGCACCACGGCACTTTTTTCATCATGAATGGGACACAAACACAGAATTGTTCGCTCCGTGTCGTGAATTGTAAGCAAGGTGGAGAAATTCTCACTTTCAGTCATTATCGAGGAGAGAGACCTAGTTTTTGTTGGACCACCCATCGGGGACATGTTGAGAATTTTACCAAGCTTGTCATTGGAAACATTGGTCAAGAGAATGTAATATAGGCGCGAGCGGTCTTGGATGTCAATGTCCTCAAAATGGTGCATCAGATGCTGTAAAAGATCTGCCAAGTGCATGAAGACCACGTTTAGATGCTTATGTTGGAGAATGCATTTGCAGACAGACAACAACGCGTTGCCTAAACCCCAGTCCCCTTTTTGGCACAGGTCAGACTGAAAAACCAAACGTCTTAAGAAGAGGACTGTACTTGTTTGTGAAATGGTATTCTCTTGGGCTACTCTACAGAGAACTTTGAGATGGCACCGAAGAAACTTCATAGTTGAACTTTCCATAGGAAGGTTAACTATGTGCCTTTGTAAACCTTTAGACAATGACCCTGGCCAAGTCTGAAATTCCAGTAAAATCTGTGTCTGATTAatcaaattaataaaataaagtgcGAGAGAACTTTGGCTTTTGTACAGCTCCAACAGAGTTTCAGTCAagttctccatgtgcttttcacaAAAATGAAAGTAGCGAACAAAAAGATACACAGAGCGGAAAAAGGTTGCTGTAATCTCTCTGCCTGCATTGTTGTCAACCATACTATACAGCGCCATGAGATGTTCAAACAAGTATCCTATACCCTTCTCAGAGCGATAGCCTTCATTTTCCAGATAGACCATACTCAGCAAATTCTGCCTGCAGAGCATTGTGGTACAGTCATTAAAAATGTTGGGGAATAAGGAGGATGTCATTTTGACAGTCAGTAGGACTGGTAGGTTCTCCCCAGGGTTCGAGTTTAGTGGTCTGTTCTCCGGAAAGTGCAACAGACAATCTAAGTAGAACAGCTTCACCGGcgtagagagaagtggatgctgcGTCATCCCCACCAGCCTCTGGAGAAGAAAGTGCTCATCTTCCGATGTGAACAAACTATCTGTGAAGACTGCCTTCATCTGAAGAATGCTGTGAAAACACGATTTGTCTTTTGTTCCAAACAGTCGTACGAGCTGAGACTTGAAAATGACGGGCGATATGGTACGAACCATGGCCACAATCTGTGTTATATGCCAAAACAGAGCGCTTTGGCATGCAGCAGTAAAGAGATAGGAGTCTTCTAATAGCAGAGCCAGGATAGATTTCAATTCTTTTGTCTCATTGTTTGATGGTAGTAGGCAAAGCTGCTCTCCTGATGACGGCTTAAGTTCCTTCATGTCTTTCGTGGCGCTCCAAACAAAACTGCCATTGCTTGTCAGCATTTGCTTAAGGTTTCCATTAGACGGTCCCTCTGTCTGTGCCAAGATCTGTATTGCATTCTTGAGGGCGACACTGTATAGCAGTGTGTATGACTGATGAGCACTAGTAATTTCTTGTTGCTGCATGGTGTATAAATGTTCCAGCCTTTGTGACAGGAGCCCCGGGTAGCAGTACTCCAGTTCTCTAAGACACTCGCAAGCCATGACACGTACAGGCCTATTGGATGACCCCTGCTTTTTGTCATTGATGTCTGATATAAGGTACATTAGCGAAGAGGCAAAGTCCAGGGATACTTTGCAATTGCAGTTGAAGTTATCAGTGGTGATCAGCACAGTCTCGATTGCTAACAGGAGGTGGCACCTTAAACCTATACTTTTAACTGAAGTTGACATTTGATGTAAAATATTCATCAGGATCTCAGCAGTAAGTTCACCTGCAGCCTTCTCTGGGCACAGGGTTGTAGGAAACTCCAATAAAAGATTCAGCATTAAAACCTAGAACAAAAAAAGTTATTATTATCTGTGTCAGTTACAGAACGCTGCAAGAACAaacattggggtagatttactaaaattggagcactcagaatctggtgcagctgtgcatggtagccaatcagcttctaatgcatAAAcgtaaaaacctgtgtgcagcagcccccccaccaaaatacttacctgagccccatctcaatccaacgATGGCaaggagagccttgcctctccggggacttaAACTCTCGACtggctttgacagcagtgggagccaagccAGTGAGCCAAATTTAGGAGATGGAGGAGCCGCGGCTcaatgtgtaaatggacacacagagccgcggcttggGAGCATGTCTGCTTGGGTGTGCCCCcccaagctgcttgctgggggggaacacagcaggagggaggagcacaGGCgtgggaccggagaagaggaggatctgggctgctctgtgcaaaaccattgcacagagcaggcaagtataacatgttcgtaATTTAAAATATCGCTTAAAAGATTACAAGAGAAgtaagggtttttatttttttaaagattcaTACTTACGTAGGTGAAtgaagcatcggtctgatgctgcatctgtcctcggCACCTCTACAGTGAGagccgagcgatcgaacactgccgatcgctcagttctcacagctgcGAGCAGAGAgcttgcagactgtcagtcacagctctctgctctgccccctcctcgctcactggctGTGAAAGGGGCAGGGGTGGCCGGCTCAGACTCTCAGAGgttcgctgagagcctgagtctgCTGCTGGTCCAGGGATCTGGTGGATCCCGACTCTGTGGTCGTGATGACGCGGagcctggactgacttctgtgacgtcagcagagagcggacatcagtccactgtctgctgaaaacgggtcacaggagtgcaaaactaactgcagtCCTGTGATACATAGGGGaattacagccaaacgagctttggcagtactgtacttctcctttaatatcgctttaagctttgacaataaaacctgggagtggattggtttctatgcagagctgcaccagattttgcaatctccagttttagtaaatcaactccaatgtgttATAAGCTTAGTGCTTAGAAGAACAAGCCTCATGTATCAAAAAGGAAAATGGAGCAGTCGTCCCCATTCACACTTAAGCATTCTTCTACTCTTTTCCCTACACATGACTAAAAATTCTTTCCAATTTTCCCTGTTCACAGTggaagtacatgagctttttttttgcGTATTCAGGCATTTTTGATGCCATAGACTTCAAAAGGGAGTGCATATAAACATCTGATACAGTGCatccacattttattttattacagtcttattccaaaatggattaaattcataaattttcctcaaaattctacaaacaataccccattaatgacaacgtgaaagaagttggttttaaatatttgcaaatttatttaaaaaaaaaaaatcacatgtataaaaaaggtattcacagcctttgccatgacactcaaaactgagctcaggtgcatcctgtttccactgatcatccttgagatgtttcttcaacttgattggagtccacctgtggtaaattcagttgattggacatgatttggaaaggcacacacctgtctatataaggtcccacagttaacagtgcatgtcagagcacaaaccaagccatgaagtccaaggaattgtctgtagacctccgagacaggattgtatggaggcacagatctggggaagagtacagaaaaatttctgcagcattgaaggtcccaataagcacagtggcctccatcatctatacatggaagaagtttggaaccaccgggactcttcctagagcgggccgcccggccaaactgagtgatcgggggagaagggccttagtcaaggaggtgacatagaacccgatggtcactctgacagagctccagtgtctctctgtggagagaggagaaccttccagaagaacaaccatctctgcagcactctaccaatcaggcctgtatggtagagtggcaagacggaagccactcctcagtaaaaggcacatgacagtccccctggagtttaccaaaaggcacctgaaggactctcagaccatgcgAAACAAAATTCACTGGTCTGATGAATTCTTTGGGctaaatggcaagcgtcatgtctggaggaaactgggcaccgctcatcacctgcccaatacccacactacagtgaagcatgatggtggcagcatcatgctgtggggaggtttttcagcagcaggaactgggagactagtcaggattgagggaaagatgaatgcagcaatgtgcagagacatccttgatgaaaacctgctccagagcgctctgaacatcagacgaaggttcatcttccaacaggacaatgaccttaagcacacagccaagataacaaaggagtggctacgggacaaccctgtgaatgtccttgagtggcccagacttgaactcgattgaacatctctggagagatctgataatggctgtacaccgacactccccatccaatctgatggagcttgagaggtcctgaaaagaagaatgggggaaactgcccaaaaatagatgtgccaagcttgtaccatcatactcaaaaagacttgaggctgtaattggtgccaaaggagcttcaccaaagtattgagcaaaggctgtgaatacttatgtacatgggatttttttttttttaaagtaaatttgcaaagattttaaacaaacttctttcacgttgtcattatggagtattgtttgtagaattttgaggaaaatatgaatttaatctattttggaataaggctgtaatataacaaaatgtggaaaaagttaagcGAGGTgtatactttccagatgcactgtaaaagCATTTTCATGCCTGAattcttctcctattgcccagcaCAGGAAACAAATTGCCTAAAGCTTGATACTTGTAAAAACacctgtaaaaacgcctgaaaaatcaCCAGGAATATACGctgctttaggcctctttcacacgaacgatccgttcaggtctgcctgtcagttttttaggcggacctgaacggaccctccatagacctctatggagcatcggatgtcagcggtgacatgtccgctgacatccgacccgccccaacccgaaaaagtgtaacggaggaaaaacctacttttccatcccttttcggatcgggtgacgatggactctacggtccgtcatcatccgatcccccataggggagagcggcgctctgacaggtccatcgctgcacacctgtcatctgtctgctcagcggggatcagcggagcgatccccgctgagcaagcggatgttcacggggcagatcatcatggatccgtcccatgtgaaagaggccttagagagAAGGAAAAATCTGGAATTCGCTGCACTTCTTCAAACCTTTATTACATCTGATAAAACCATCACAGACAGTGCAAGATACAGTGAAAGTTAACGTGTTATGCAGCAAAATCCGTATTTTCCGCAGACGAGCTGTGCTAGCACCTTCCCCTCAGTAACTGCAGTAGGTGTATCTTTGATTGCTCACCTGGAGTGGCTTTGCTGGGGTTTGCGCTCCGAATATGCTCTGCTTGCACTCTGCTCatatgtgaatgcaggctaaagcTATAATTTCGCCCACATTACAAAAATGGCTGCAGCACCTGGCACCCCTCCTTTCTTACAAAATGTTTACTTGGGTTGGCCTTGCACcaaaaatgcttttgttttatgaCCATCATTTTGGTGAGATCCACTGGAATGCTCAGTACCCCAAATCTTAAAGAGGATGCTATTGCATTGTGCTGGACAGGGGTCTCaatctggtggccctccagctgttgccaaactacaggTCCCATAAGGTATTGCAAGGATGACAGTTTCAAGCATGActtccataggcagaggcatgatgggacttgtagtttcgcaacagctggagggctgccagtttgagacccctgtgggAGCATCTTGTGAGATTTTTCTTACTCAATAATGCCACGGATCTCACTGGAAAAAGATGGTAAGGTCTGTCCCCTAATTACTAacacaccactccccccccccccccccccaccaccaccacacacttaacatttttttatagctttttttcaggggggaggggagggtgatgttaaaaaaaagtagTTAAAGATCCCTTTAAAATCTTTATTGAGagtctcttgaaaaaaaaaaagaagccatgtAAAACTATCCTACATGTGTGTAATCTACGCTATCTTGCTGGACTGCGCCAACCAATCTTCAGTATTCGATGTAGCACTGTACCAATTCAAAGACTGAAGGCATGGGATATGCAAGTACTGTTATTCTTTAGTGTgtcttttttaaagtggttgtaaaccccatatATTAGCTTAGATCAAATTTCATGCATCCGTAGTgtttgtctctctccaaagctctaagtgtcgtttctctctgctgcttcattcctctgttatcaacatgagtcacttctgacaagttctccgccacatgagctgaaaatttgtgttggggagggagatAAGAGGGAGTACTTAGAGGGAGATAAGCACTGAGCTTGACTACTCAGACTACAGCTCTgtatgttccttcgttcctctgcctatgtgaaggggggatgtgtccctttcctccaagtCCAGTCTCCTCACCCACCCCTATtgtactgctgaaagaggaagaacgATTTCTAATacgatctgcacttttcaaagagtgTAAAAAGGGgaagacaacagatatacatgtaaaacttatgtaggaagatttgtttcatttctgtgtatcatctgaggctgttcacttcactgggtatatgtgagggtttacaaccactttaacttttagtTAGTCGCTTTAAAGGATAACTATATAtttaaaaggagaagtagggccaaagctcttttggcgctacttctcttgtgggtcacaggaatgcacttcGTTCTGCCCTCAGCCGATAGTCGGGATCCGCcctcatgcctggaccagcagctagctcagcctctcgGCCTCTCGGCGATCTGCAGAGAGCCTAAGCACGCCATTCCAGTgactgctggaggggcagagcagagagccgctgactgacagtcactgactctctgctcactgaagacggagaactgagcgatcagcagtgtttgattgcacAGTTCATGGTCTTAGAGGAGGCGGTGCACCTCTGCACCTGAGATCGAAGCTGCAGTCATCTAGGCGcgagtatgtttgttttttgtttttttgattcctGAATTTATCTTTTGCATAACTTAAAGAGGAAATTCTCTCCCCTACCCCacttagatttttttcctttctctcttacCTTTCTGGGATATACTCAGGAAGCATACTCACGCCAAGCAAAGTCTGGTGTAACTTGCCACTCCTCATTCGCACCCCGGGTCCCCAGCCGCAATCCTATCTTCTTTAGTCATCATGGGGCCGGCTTTCTCTTTTGGGTTTTTGCAGCCGCCCTCCATATGACATTCAGCTGCGCATTCACAGTGTGGAGAATGCCCCAaagcctcctgggatgcatgacatgaGTATCCCAGAAAGCTTTAGGCTGAGAGAAGGGATGTCATTCTCGGCTAGACGAGAAAACCGAGGTCTgagggttgaaaaaaaaacaaactctaaaCATTCCCTACACtatctaaaaaaatgttttagctataATTACACTTTAACCCTGGAGGCAAGACCTAGTCCTGGAGTAAGGATTAAATGGGCAACACAAAAGAGGCTTTTCTGTCCAACAAAAAAAGGTGAGTAAagcattgggggagatttattaaaactggagcactcagaatctggtgcagctgtgtatggtagccaatcagctgctaacttcagcgtgttcaattaagctttgacaataaaaaatggaagctgattggtttctatgcagagctgtaccagattttgcactctccagttttagtaaatctcccccattgtctgCTGTCTCTCTCATGCAGACATAGCTCTAACATGTAGCCAGATTTAGTCCTGTAGAGGAGCATTTAAgtgaaccgaaaaaaaaaaaaaaaagaaaaagaaaaaaaaggacgtcTTTACAGGCTAAAGATGCCAAGACTTAATTTGCTCAAATACCTTTGTTTGTTCGTTCAAACTTTCACTCTTCAGATCTTTTAACAGATCGTCCACAAAGCTCTCCACGGTTGTGCTGGCTAAGAAGGACCTTGGATTGGCACAAAAGGCTGCCACCTTCTTGGACCAGCTGGTACTGTTCCTCTCTGCCATGATGCTGAACAGGTGACTAAACCAGAAAGTCAGTACAGGAACCTGTATATAACATACATAAACGTCAATTAGAACTGTAACAGCACAAATCAAGACCAGCAGATGGCACGCAACACTATGTGATAACGCATAAAATAATAGAGTCACCTTCTCCTTCTCGATAAAATATCACAAGAAAGAGTTTTCGAAAATCACCTGTAATAATTGTTATCCGGCCCATAGCAAAGGTCAGTGGCATGTCCCTAACTGCTTGCTGCCCTCCCACAGTAGTTGTTCTGTGGGCATGCTGGCAGCTCCAGGCTGGGCGATGTACCTGTATGCCACAGCCTTTCTTCCGGGTTCAGGGCAAGCATGCGCATGCCACCTACCGACCcgtgctgcgattggacacagtaCAAGTTTGGAATCAGAATTCAACCAATCACGGTGTTGTGGCGATTCTTTCTGTCAGTGTATTTGCTTGCCCGTatgggattggacgggtgatctgtctaacAAAGTccccggacaaagaggaggggctgctTGTGACGGcgcgcggcggggaacacacagctattgaaatgaaagctatgATGTTCCTGGCACTCTcatcaaccaggcggcggctctcctctctcttcccctgctcaGGCTGGCtgtaatgggcacactggctgcaacgggggacactggctggctgcacctgatgggcactggtgaggctgcattgatctcttgtatcatgtccgcattctctgaccatctcctgttccatgtccccagtctctgaccatgggggacactggctggctgcaatgggggacaccggctggctgcaatgggggacactggctggctgcacctgacgggcactggtgaggctgcattgatctcttgtatcatgtccccagtctctgaccatctcctgttccatgtccccagtctc encodes:
- the AP5B1 gene encoding AP-5 complex subunit beta-1, whose translation is MAERNSTSWSKKVAAFCANPRSFLASTTVESFVDDLLKDLKSESLNEQTKVLMLNLLLEFPTTLCPEKAAGELTAEILMNILHQMSTSVKSIGLRCHLLLAIETVLITTDNFNCNCKVSLDFASSLMYLISDINDKKQGSSNRPVRVMACECLRELEYCYPGLLSQRLEHLYTMQQQEITSAHQSYTLLYSVALKNAIQILAQTEGPSNGNLKQMLTSNGSFVWSATKDMKELKPSSGEQLCLLPSNNETKELKSILALLLEDSYLFTAACQSALFWHITQIVAMVRTISPVIFKSQLVRLFGTKDKSCFHSILQMKAVFTDSLFTSEDEHFLLQRLVGMTQHPLLSTPVKLFYLDCLLHFPENRPLNSNPGENLPVLLTVKMTSSLFPNIFNDCTTMLCRQNLLSMVYLENEGYRSEKGIGYLFEHLMALYSMVDNNAGREITATFFRSVYLFVRYFHFCEKHMENLTETLLELYKSQSSLALYFINLINQTQILLEFQTWPGSLSKGLQRHIVNLPMESSTMKFLRCHLKVLCRVAQENTISQTSTVLFLRRLVFQSDLCQKGDWGLGNALLSVCKCILQHKHLNVVFMHLADLLQHLMHHFEDIDIQDRSRLYYILLTNVSNDKLGKILNMSPMGGPTKTRSLSSIMTESENFSTLLTIHDTERTILCLCPIHDEKSAVVPFAEESMEESPSAEYDLEDYYRYLEDHTSSLLPLKYHLTFKEDVEKKFNKLSCIVLHFELSNANYEEISNINVMCLYSDRKPPVVTIYLVPKEPYPSILGVNATFNADGCTYLSRFEPLHITFPELFVPLPVPESCPLHARYHLFGNLWQTMQSDDQSQCEESIFCHKMSKESLQVFVQSHFSKFVVSYRDHEYKIAILLPPRFHILIHAHYHEDTACFDIRTDNWRILPYLNSHLRDLSNNT